GAAAAATTAATGGCTTTTACATCAAAATTTTCATCTTCAAGCATGGCATTAAAATTATCCTTGATCCAGTTCTGCAGTGCGGCAAGATCTTCAGCAGGGTAACCATCTTCATCGGCAGTAAGAGGAAGCTCGGTATATTCCCGCACAACTTCTTTGTAGTTTTTATCAAATAAGAAAAACTTTTTATTGGTTTTCCCAATATCAAATACAATGGTTACCTTCTTTTTTTTGGACATTCCTGAGATGAATTTAATGATTTATGATAAAATGGTTATTAGTTTTTTTTATGTGATTTACAGAGCCTGCTAATATTTTTAACAGCCCGTTCGTTGCCGTTAAGTTTTGCCGATCCGGATACATAATTAATATATCAGTAAGGGCATTCCGCTTAACAAAGCATGCAAGGTTTCCCATTGCGTTTATTATTTAAATGGTTATTAGTTTTTAAATCTGATTTACAGATCCTGATGTTTTAAGGCAGAATTTACTTAGTTTTTTTCAACAGCATGCCGCTTTTAAGCTTGTAAAGGAGTTGTTGTACTTAATAAAGCACGCAACCGTCCCCCTTATGCAGACTGACTTAAAAAACAACATTTACCTATTGTCTTCCAGACTGTTAAAATAATTTCAAACCCATTAAGGAGTGTTTAGACGGTACGGTGCGGCAAGAAAAAATCCACTGATTCTTACGCGGCAAGCCATGCCTGAAACCATGTTCATCTAAACACTTCAACCTTAATGATAAAAATATAAGGATACTTATAATTAAACTTCCGGTTGCACCCGAACGTTGGAATTATCAAAATTCAGCCGGCTTATAACCCGGTGGCCTTGGTTTCAAAACCTCTTTCGGCAATTAAGTTTTCTCTTACCTTTAAGTTTCTGTAGGCCGCAACAGGATCCAGCGCGGCACCGGTTTTCGCTCTTGCCGCCTGTAATAACGGACGCACATCCGTTCTGTAGGCATTCTGCAAAATTTCCTGCGCGCGGACAACATCATTTTCCAGCTGTGCCGTTTTTAAGGCTTTCTGATCTACCAGAAGTGCCTGTGCATAAGCGATTAAAATAGCTTCCAAAGACTGTAAGAGATCTTCCAACGGATCTTTGATGTTATGGCTCGCATCGATCATCCAGGCCGGATAAGGATTGTTCGGATTGTTTTCCATGCCGTACACCAGCTCATTGAAAATCAGGAATAAGGCATAAGGCTTAATGGAACCTACCGTTAAATCATCATCCCCGTATTTGCTGTCGTTGAAATGGAACCCGCCCAGTTTCCCTTTGTACATCAGGGTGGCAACAATCTGCTCGATATTGGTATTTGGTAAGTGGTGACCTAGGTCTACCAGTGTATATGCTCTTTCACCGCAGGCATTGGCCAGCATAAAGGACGTTCCCCAATCCTGGATGGTGGTCGAATAGAAGTTCGGTTCGTAAGGTTTGTATTCAATAAACAGTTTCCAGTCTTCCGGCATGCCTGCATAGATTTCCTTTAAGCTTTTCTCTGTATTTGACAGAGCGGTCTGGAAATTCAGCTGTCCCGGAAAGCTTGCGCCGTCTGCCAGCCAAACGGTAAGGCTTTTGGAACCCAACTCTTTTCCGATCCTGATCACTTCCTTATTATGCTCTACCGCAAAGGCTCTTGCATCTTCATTCACGGCGTTCAGAGAACCGAATTTATAGGATTGTTTTCCTCCCGGCTGATCCTGGAACGTGTTGGAGTTCATCGCATCAAACAAAAGACCGTGGGCTTCTGCTTTTTCTTTTATGGCTTTGATATCAGTAGGGATATCCCATGGAATATGTAAAGAAACGGCTCCTGCAGAATGTGTTAAGGCATGAATCAGCCCTACATCATCCAGTTTCTGCTCTAAAGAGGAAGGTTCGCCGCCGTACGAAAACCTCCCGAATCTTGTTCCGCCTGCACCTAAAGCCCAGCTTGGAATGGCAACCTGGAAATCAGCGATCTTGTCAACGATTTCAGCAACATCGGCTCCTGATTTTGTTAATTTATTCTGTAGAAAATCAAAGTCTGAATTAAAGTTTTCAACTCCGTTTTTATTATATTGTTCAATACTCTCTTTTCCTATAATCATATTTTGATTTTAATTTTAAAAATTGATTTTTTAACCGTCAAATGATAAGTCTATTTAAACCATTAAGATTTATTAAGTTGTAAGGCTAATTAAGGGAAATAAATCTCTTAAAGCACAAGCTTAAATTGCCTGCATTATTCTTAATGGTTTAAAATTTTATTTAAGATTAAACCGCAATTTAATCATTATCTGTTTTAAAATTTATCTCGGGAAAGCATTGGCCATCCCGCCGTCTACATTGATAATGTTTCCTGTGCTTTTGTCTAAAATAGCCACACAAGCGAAAACTCCGTTGGCAATATCTTCCGGAAGGATGATTTCGTTCAGTAAATTTCTTTTTGCATAGAATGCAGGCAGTTCTTCTACGGTAATCCCGTTTGCTTTTGCCCGGCCTTCTGCCCATGAACCTTCCCAGATTTTGCTGCCTACGATGACCCCGTCAGGATTCACCACATTCACACGGATTTTATCTGCTGCCAGTTCTGCTGCCAGTAATCTGGTCATATGTTGTTGTGCTGCTTTTGCAGTTCCGTAGGCTACGTTATTAGGACCGGCCACCAGGCCGTTTTTACTTGCAATGTTTACGATGTCTCCTCCTAAATTTTGTTTCTTCATAATTTCCACACCGCTTTTCGCCATTAAAAACTGTCCTTTTACCAGCACAT
The sequence above is a segment of the Chryseobacterium sp. JJR-5R genome. Coding sequences within it:
- a CDS encoding TIM barrel protein, yielding MIIGKESIEQYNKNGVENFNSDFDFLQNKLTKSGADVAEIVDKIADFQVAIPSWALGAGGTRFGRFSYGGEPSSLEQKLDDVGLIHALTHSAGAVSLHIPWDIPTDIKAIKEKAEAHGLLFDAMNSNTFQDQPGGKQSYKFGSLNAVNEDARAFAVEHNKEVIRIGKELGSKSLTVWLADGASFPGQLNFQTALSNTEKSLKEIYAGMPEDWKLFIEYKPYEPNFYSTTIQDWGTSFMLANACGERAYTLVDLGHHLPNTNIEQIVATLMYKGKLGGFHFNDSKYGDDDLTVGSIKPYALFLIFNELVYGMENNPNNPYPAWMIDASHNIKDPLEDLLQSLEAILIAYAQALLVDQKALKTAQLENDVVRAQEILQNAYRTDVRPLLQAARAKTGAALDPVAAYRNLKVRENLIAERGFETKATGL